A DNA window from Solanum lycopersicum chromosome 3, SLM_r2.1 contains the following coding sequences:
- the LOC138347405 gene encoding uncharacterized protein, with translation MNGAEEDANKNIKKIRRKIIDNHRGWHEMLPYALLGYRTTVRASIGATPFLLVYGTKAVKPVEIEIASLRIIQEAELSNAGWVSMRIDKLTLIEEKRMVVVCHGQLYRQRMIRAFHKRHRAKNFEIGQLVLKNIFANQDEHKGKFALNWQGPSMVRKVLSVGSLILSDTDGNAWPKPINLDAIKIYYV, from the coding sequence ATGAATGGAGCTGAAGAGGACGCcaataagaacatcaagaagattcGGAGGAAAATAATTGACAATCACCgaggttggcatgaaatgttgccaTACGCTTTGTTGGGTTATCGAACGACTGTCAGAGCGTCAATTGGAGCTACTCCGTTTCTACTAGTGTATGGAACAAAAGCAGTCAAACCTGTTGAAATTGAGATAGCGTCCTTGAGAATCATACAAGAAGCTGAGTTGAGTAATGCTGGATGGGTCAGCATGCGGATTGATAAATTGACATTGATTGAAGAGAAAAGAATGGTTGTTGTTTGTCATGGCCAACTTTATCGGCAGAGAATGATTCGTGCTTTTCACAAGAGACACAGAgccaaaaattttgaaatcggTCAGTTGGTCCTTAAGAACATTTTTGCTAATCAGGATGAGCACAAAGGGAAATTTGCACTAAATTGGCAAGGACCTTCAATGGTTCGCAAAGTATTATCTGTAGGTTCTTTGATCTTGTCGGACACAGATGGCAACGCATGGCCGAAACCAATAAACTTAGATGCTATCAAGATATATTACGTATGA